A window from Methylococcus mesophilus encodes these proteins:
- a CDS encoding DUF1800 domain-containing protein, with the protein MRLVIPFLFRLAWGVALCVQAGAWAADITVSPATDSVPINGSRTFTATVSGLASTAVIWSVSGAPGSTDSPGTIDSSTGAYTAPAAIPAVNTVVVTATAQADPAVSGSALVTVRLPRPLISSVAPNPVPLGNYSLTVKATRLYTPLQALVNNKPAAAVINPNGTVTVTGTAGSADQGTASLVLVNPGNLTSAAYKFCFGVCSTVSNPSCPSAPYVAGAAADALDVRAARFLEQASFGPTPATLTEVKQSGIDAWLDKQFDPAQTPESLIPNGLNTSQVAALWFGNMAAAPDQLRQRVAFALSQIFVVSSNKNTNGDDLIPWVNLLVHNAFGNYESLMRQVTVSPTMGKFLDLANSVKPSPGNPSGANENYARELLQLFSVGLVQLNQDGSAKTDAYGKPLSSYDQTTIQQLALALTGWTYPTQPGATPRTKNPEYFVGGMETRDGSHATGAKTLFANTPGAFSLPAGQSTAAELDLAIDGIFHHPNVAPFVAIRLIRSLVTSNPSPAYVQRVADVFATTDGDLKAVVRGILTDAEARHDVPSANQGHLKDPVLHMLGFTRAVGANLLDPALFQWELRLAGEAVLAPPSVFSYYSPLGRLPDGSGLYGPEYQIYSPSQAILRADLFWELISGSAKTAYAFDLTPYVTAASDPNKLADLINTTLFHGRMSPELRQTLYDTALPYCDMTQRARTLLYLAALSSEYAVHR; encoded by the coding sequence ATGCGACTCGTCATTCCATTTCTGTTTCGCTTGGCCTGGGGCGTGGCCCTATGTGTCCAGGCGGGAGCATGGGCCGCCGACATTACGGTGAGTCCCGCGACGGATTCGGTGCCGATCAATGGCAGCCGGACGTTCACCGCCACCGTCAGCGGCTTGGCCAGCACCGCGGTGATCTGGTCGGTAAGCGGGGCGCCGGGCAGCACCGACAGTCCGGGCACGATCGATAGCAGCACCGGCGCGTACACCGCGCCGGCGGCGATCCCGGCGGTGAACACCGTGGTGGTTACGGCGACCGCCCAGGCCGATCCCGCGGTGTCCGGCAGCGCCCTGGTCACAGTGCGACTGCCGCGCCCGCTGATCTCCAGCGTCGCGCCCAATCCCGTACCGCTGGGCAATTACAGCCTCACGGTCAAGGCCACCCGCCTGTACACGCCGCTGCAGGCGCTGGTCAACAACAAGCCGGCCGCTGCCGTCATCAATCCCAACGGTACGGTGACCGTCACCGGCACGGCGGGCAGCGCGGACCAGGGCACCGCCAGCCTGGTGCTGGTCAATCCCGGCAACCTGACCTCTGCCGCCTACAAGTTCTGCTTCGGCGTCTGCAGCACGGTATCCAATCCGAGCTGTCCGTCCGCGCCGTATGTCGCGGGCGCCGCCGCCGACGCCTTGGACGTCCGGGCGGCCCGGTTCCTGGAGCAGGCCAGTTTCGGCCCGACCCCGGCCACGCTGACCGAGGTGAAGCAGTCCGGTATCGACGCCTGGCTGGACAAGCAGTTCGATCCCGCGCAGACACCCGAATCGCTGATCCCGAACGGCCTCAACACCTCGCAGGTGGCAGCGCTGTGGTTCGGCAACATGGCGGCGGCGCCGGACCAGTTGCGGCAGCGGGTGGCGTTCGCGCTGTCGCAGATCTTCGTGGTGTCTTCCAACAAGAACACCAACGGCGACGACCTGATCCCCTGGGTCAACCTGCTGGTGCATAACGCCTTCGGCAATTACGAGAGCCTGATGCGGCAGGTCACGGTATCGCCAACCATGGGCAAGTTCCTGGACCTGGCCAACAGCGTGAAGCCCTCGCCGGGCAATCCCAGCGGCGCCAACGAGAACTATGCGCGCGAGCTGCTGCAGCTGTTCAGCGTCGGGCTGGTTCAGCTCAATCAGGACGGCAGCGCCAAGACCGATGCCTACGGCAAGCCGCTGAGCAGCTACGATCAGACCACCATCCAGCAACTGGCTTTGGCCCTCACCGGCTGGACCTATCCGACCCAGCCCGGCGCTACTCCGCGGACCAAGAACCCCGAGTACTTCGTGGGCGGCATGGAGACGCGGGACGGCAGCCATGCCACGGGCGCCAAGACGCTGTTCGCGAATACGCCCGGCGCCTTCAGCCTGCCTGCCGGCCAGTCCACCGCCGCCGAGCTGGATCTGGCGATCGACGGCATTTTCCACCATCCCAACGTCGCGCCGTTCGTGGCGATCCGCCTGATCCGCAGCCTGGTGACCAGCAATCCCAGCCCGGCCTACGTTCAGCGGGTAGCGGACGTCTTCGCTACCACCGACGGTGATCTGAAGGCCGTGGTGCGGGGAATCCTGACCGATGCCGAAGCCCGCCACGATGTGCCGTCGGCCAACCAGGGCCATTTGAAGGACCCCGTGCTGCACATGCTGGGCTTCACCCGCGCGGTGGGCGCGAACCTGCTCGATCCTGCACTGTTCCAATGGGAGTTGCGGCTGGCCGGGGAAGCGGTGTTGGCACCGCCCAGCGTATTCAGCTATTACTCTCCGCTGGGCCGGCTGCCGGATGGCTCCGGGCTGTACGGGCCGGAGTATCAGATCTATTCCCCGAGCCAGGCGATCCTGCGGGCCGATCTGTTCTGGGAGCTTATCTCGGGGTCGGCCAAGACGGCTTACGCGTTCGACCTGACGCCCTACGTCACCGCGGCGTCCGATCCCAACAAGCTGGCCGATCTCATCAACACCACCCTGTTCCACGGCCGGATGTCGCCGGAGCTGCGCCAGACCCTGTACGACACCGCGCTGCCCTATTGCGACATGACCCAGCGCGCCAGGACCTTGCTCTATCTGGCGGCGCTGTCCAGCGAATATGCCGTTCACCGTTAA
- a CDS encoding DUF1501 domain-containing protein, translating to MTIHDHCVSRRNFLKFTGSLAALNLLANGRPASAAGWAPSDYKALVCIYLAGGNDGHNTVIPSLDSPAYGDFQTPGTYRYARGSTLALHAGGQYNGVSSKLGLNTPLEAPYALHGALQKLCDRYDQGRLAVVLNMGSLVEPLPAGLADFNDPLKKKPSNLYSHSDQMIDAQAGSKSDGNGWGGRLLDLIDPSLLTSLDAVSVAGNAFLPRGGNAAYNVIPVGGNLALSGVGWWPDNNASPALAGIKNGLLKQDGGSPLRQVANRIFGDGIQLAANIQTLSSVALTANWPQTGSGGLSGQLQTVARIIKKRLDPVGGGTGTGRQVFFCMLGGFDTHSGQSYQQYDLLGELADAMDAFYQEMANIGAADKVATFTQSEFGRTLQPSGDGSDHGWGSHHFVLGDAVQGGVYGTMPAYVLGGNDDANGRGAWIPAISTDQFAATLGRWFVPDPTVDWSLLFPATQGVAVDLGFMA from the coding sequence ATGACGATTCACGACCACTGCGTATCCCGCCGCAATTTCCTCAAATTCACCGGCAGCCTGGCCGCCCTCAATCTGCTCGCCAACGGCCGTCCGGCCTCGGCCGCGGGCTGGGCGCCGAGCGATTACAAGGCGCTGGTGTGCATTTACCTGGCTGGCGGCAACGACGGCCACAACACCGTGATTCCCTCGCTGGACAGTCCCGCCTACGGCGATTTCCAGACCCCGGGGACTTACCGGTACGCGCGAGGCTCCACGCTGGCTTTACACGCGGGCGGCCAATATAACGGCGTCAGTTCGAAGCTCGGTCTCAACACTCCGCTGGAGGCGCCTTATGCCCTGCACGGCGCTTTGCAGAAGCTGTGCGACCGCTACGACCAGGGCCGGCTGGCCGTGGTGCTGAACATGGGGAGCCTCGTGGAGCCGTTGCCGGCGGGGCTGGCGGACTTCAACGATCCGCTCAAGAAAAAGCCGAGCAACCTGTATTCGCACTCGGACCAGATGATCGACGCCCAGGCCGGCTCGAAATCCGACGGCAACGGTTGGGGCGGCCGGCTGCTGGACCTGATCGATCCCAGTCTGCTCACCAGCCTCGATGCGGTGTCGGTCGCCGGCAACGCCTTCCTGCCGCGGGGAGGCAACGCGGCCTACAACGTCATCCCCGTCGGCGGCAACCTGGCCCTGTCCGGCGTCGGCTGGTGGCCGGACAACAACGCCAGCCCCGCTTTGGCCGGCATCAAGAACGGCTTGTTGAAGCAGGACGGCGGCAGCCCTCTGCGCCAGGTGGCCAACCGCATCTTCGGCGACGGTATCCAACTCGCCGCAAACATTCAGACTCTCAGTTCGGTGGCACTGACGGCGAATTGGCCGCAGACCGGGTCAGGCGGGCTGAGCGGCCAGCTGCAGACGGTCGCCCGAATCATCAAAAAGCGGCTCGACCCCGTCGGCGGCGGCACCGGTACCGGCCGCCAGGTGTTCTTCTGCATGTTGGGCGGCTTCGATACCCACAGCGGACAGAGCTACCAGCAGTATGACCTGCTCGGCGAGCTGGCGGACGCCATGGACGCGTTTTACCAGGAGATGGCTAACATCGGCGCCGCCGACAAGGTCGCCACGTTTACCCAGTCGGAATTCGGCCGCACCCTGCAACCTTCCGGCGACGGCAGCGACCACGGTTGGGGGAGCCATCACTTCGTGCTGGGGGATGCGGTGCAGGGCGGGGTGTACGGCACGATGCCGGCCTACGTTCTCGGCGGCAACGACGACGCCAACGGCCGCGGGGCCTGGATACCGGCGATTTCCACCGACCAGTTCGCCGCCACCCTGGGCCGCTGGTTCGTGCCCGATCCGACCGTGGACTGGAGCCTCCTGTTCCCGGCGACGCAGGGCGTGGCGGTGGATTTGGGATTCATGGCATGA
- a CDS encoding glycoside hydrolase family protein, with amino-acid sequence MSARITKPHLLVLGLSFVLASTLSGEVSAARAKARAKIPPAWIGLIGTDYNPNHYASGSPFNAHDVFYVGSNAAFKPITNVYAELSQLKAAGFNTVRSYQTDPYSWIEIIQSANALSMSVIYEAVIPMDGNQDSINEAETVLNNVIGAVGTTTFQNVVTLVLAGHENYNGANVDYLIDAVQGLQTTLAAANLGKIPVSSALVSGDLVSPPPNGDIERLVASYSAAAPLAFDPYPFQWGTWPADQAVTNATLTNSIAWDYSQVKSQSFYTPPRPILMAETGWATAGTGQYANYYCYQQQNCKPGVTNAATYLRALYGFVKNPLNTAGALVFEAYDEPAKDPSHPNDAENFYGVFDANCKLKNSNTNLLPNTVFVPGVNLGCQGFTQGVYFSVAGTQPGSTTNQPPFIVTMQQTNPSTSRPANMTVTVPNQDRSNLSVTPWPYFLIFDGATVTITGQTSGASCTFTAAVSAPNAPTWTRTSCSNPNYLVNCSGSVCYLPWNNF; translated from the coding sequence GTGTCAGCCCGCATTACCAAGCCGCATCTGTTAGTCCTCGGATTAAGCTTCGTCCTTGCATCCACGCTGAGCGGTGAAGTCTCCGCCGCAAGGGCGAAAGCAAGAGCGAAAATTCCTCCTGCTTGGATCGGTCTGATCGGAACCGACTACAACCCCAATCATTACGCGTCGGGAAGCCCGTTCAATGCCCATGATGTGTTCTACGTGGGTAGCAACGCCGCGTTCAAGCCCATAACCAACGTTTATGCGGAACTTTCGCAATTGAAAGCTGCCGGGTTCAACACCGTTCGTTCCTATCAGACGGATCCATACTCCTGGATCGAAATCATTCAGAGTGCGAATGCCTTGAGTATGTCCGTGATTTATGAAGCCGTAATTCCCATGGACGGCAACCAGGACAGCATCAACGAGGCCGAAACCGTCTTGAATAACGTGATCGGCGCAGTCGGAACAACAACATTTCAGAATGTCGTAACCCTGGTGCTTGCCGGTCACGAGAATTACAACGGCGCGAACGTAGACTATCTGATCGATGCCGTACAAGGACTGCAGACGACGCTTGCCGCCGCAAATCTCGGAAAGATACCGGTCAGTTCGGCCCTGGTCAGCGGTGATCTCGTTTCCCCGCCGCCTAACGGCGATATAGAAAGGCTGGTCGCAAGCTACTCGGCAGCCGCTCCATTGGCCTTCGACCCCTACCCGTTCCAATGGGGCACCTGGCCAGCCGACCAAGCCGTCACCAACGCCACGCTTACAAATTCAATCGCATGGGATTACTCACAAGTGAAATCCCAGAGTTTTTATACGCCACCACGCCCCATCCTCATGGCGGAGACTGGTTGGGCAACTGCGGGAACCGGGCAGTATGCCAACTACTATTGTTATCAGCAGCAAAACTGCAAGCCGGGCGTAACCAACGCGGCAACCTACCTGCGTGCGCTATACGGCTTCGTCAAGAATCCCCTCAACACAGCCGGCGCCTTGGTCTTCGAAGCGTACGACGAACCCGCGAAAGATCCCTCCCACCCAAACGACGCCGAAAATTTCTATGGCGTCTTCGATGCCAACTGCAAGCTCAAGAATTCTAATACGAACCTCCTGCCTAACACGGTTTTCGTGCCGGGCGTCAACCTCGGCTGCCAGGGATTCACACAAGGGGTTTATTTTTCCGTCGCCGGAACTCAGCCGGGCAGCACGACGAATCAGCCACCGTTCATCGTCACGATGCAGCAGACCAATCCATCGACCTCGCGGCCTGCCAACATGACCGTGACGGTGCCGAATCAGGATCGCTCGAACCTCAGCGTTACCCCGTGGCCGTATTTCTTGATCTTCGATGGAGCCACGGTGACCATTACGGGGCAGACCTCCGGTGCATCCTGCACCTTCACCGCCGCCGTGAGTGCCCCGAACGCACCGACCTGGACGCGTACCAGCTGCAGCAACCCAAATTATTTGGTCAACTGCTCTGGGAGTGTGTGCTACCTGCCGTGGAACAATTTTTGA
- a CDS encoding TfoX/Sxy family DNA transformation protein yields the protein MNICDLPTFGPKSGEMPARAGIHTLEQLQALGVVRAFVQVKGCGACASLNLLWAIEGGDFGKILARGCQGRPPPALDGARA from the coding sequence TTGAACATCTGCGACCTTCCAACTTTTGGGCCGAAATCAGGCGAGATGCCTGCGCGAGCCGGTATCCATACGCTTGAGCAGCTTCAGGCACTCGGTGTCGTCCGGGCATTCGTTCAGGTCAAGGGGTGCGGTGCCTGTGCCAGCCTCAACCTGCTGTGGGCGATCGAGGGGGGGGATTTCGGGAAAATCCTGGCGCGAGGTTGCCAGGGACGACCGCCTCCGGCTCTTGATGGAGCTCGAGCGTGA
- a CDS encoding HigA family addiction module antitoxin, translating to MTIRIEEINALDFCDVADPHLGKLAPIHPGEILREEFLKPLGLSVNALAQALRVPATRIHEIVKERRGITPDTALRLARYFGGDARMWLNLQANFDLKMAARSSCIEREVIPRESTAA from the coding sequence ATGACCATCCGCATTGAAGAAATCAACGCCCTCGACTTCTGCGACGTGGCCGACCCCCACCTGGGAAAGCTTGCGCCCATCCATCCCGGTGAAATCCTGCGCGAAGAGTTCTTGAAGCCCTTAGGACTCAGCGTGAACGCCCTGGCCCAAGCGTTAAGAGTGCCCGCCACCCGCATCCATGAAATCGTCAAAGAACGCAGAGGCATCACCCCGGACACCGCATTGCGCCTGGCCCGCTACTTCGGAGGAGACGCCCGGATGTGGCTGAACCTCCAGGCCAACTTTGACTTGAAGATGGCCGCTCGGAGCTCCTGCATCGAGCGGGAAGTGATTCCGCGCGAATCGACCGCCGCTTAA
- a CDS encoding InlB B-repeat-containing protein — MRFNFTNVPAWLSLSKWRGIVPNFDDSGSAQARVGIALLVVLVAGGAEAQPARNAVPPELRNAIDQRLRSIEPAGAGHYTALNPDNRMALNFDGDGLEIAPGGKPRDWRWSMKLTGYGTSGHLQPIVKAEVSASGQRLEYRRGAVTEWYENRPEGLEQGFTLARPPETAAAAVELRLGTGGDLKAGIEAGGRSARFRDRSGQEVLAYKDLSVIDANGKTLPAHLAAVEDQLTIEVDVRGAAWPVTVDPLIVSIQQKLSAQNTDGSGDTEQNAQLGYSVALSGDTALVGANGRDCSAGAGCGAAYVYTRTGTTWEVQQKLTAQNTDGSDDTEAKADFGIAVALDGDTALVGAQDRSCAGSYSCGAAYVYNRSGTTWSIEQKITAQNTDGTSDVTGFAEFGRSVALMGNAALIGADVRQCPGGAAGCGAAYVYTRSGGGWDIQKKLVALHTDGTDDQAMHAYFGSSVALSGDTALVGAPGLDCTWGGACGAAYLYARSGTQWHIQQKIFAEKSDGSDDIADAAHFGNSAALSGDTALVGASGRSCAGGASCGAAYVYSRSGTAWTIQQKITAQNPEGTDDAEASANFGNSVALSGDTALVGAWGRSCSAGASCGAAYVYRRTGTAWNIQGKMSAQNTDGSEDTQADAYFGEVALAGDTLLVGALGQSCAQGSHCGAAYVYTLRYALTVTNAGGGTVASNPAGIDCGSACGADFKAGSSVTLTAVPAAGYAFSGWSGCDSSVGATCQVTMNQAKAVTASFVSVTPTYNLSVVKNGKGKVTSAPAGVDCGPTCQGSFAQGSVVTLTATAAPKYLFLGWSGPCKLKVQGGTLPPQLLCEVTLNKSKQVKAKFVKVLP, encoded by the coding sequence ATGAGATTCAACTTTACGAACGTGCCTGCGTGGCTGAGTCTGTCGAAATGGCGCGGCATCGTGCCGAACTTCGATGATTCCGGTTCGGCGCAGGCGCGCGTGGGCATTGCGCTGCTGGTGGTGCTGGTCGCTGGGGGCGCGGAGGCGCAGCCGGCCCGCAACGCGGTTCCTCCGGAATTACGGAATGCTATCGACCAGCGCCTGCGCAGCATCGAACCGGCGGGCGCAGGCCATTACACCGCGCTGAACCCCGATAACCGGATGGCGCTGAACTTCGACGGCGATGGCCTGGAAATCGCGCCCGGCGGCAAGCCGCGCGACTGGCGCTGGTCGATGAAACTCACCGGCTACGGCACGTCCGGGCATCTCCAGCCCATCGTGAAAGCCGAAGTCTCAGCCAGCGGGCAACGGCTGGAATACCGCCGCGGTGCGGTGACGGAATGGTACGAGAACCGGCCCGAAGGCCTGGAGCAAGGCTTCACCTTGGCGCGCCCGCCGGAGACCGCCGCCGCCGCGGTGGAACTGCGGCTGGGAACCGGCGGCGACCTCAAAGCCGGGATCGAGGCCGGCGGCAGGAGCGCCAGGTTCCGCGACAGGAGCGGCCAGGAAGTGCTGGCGTACAAGGACCTCAGCGTGATCGACGCCAACGGCAAGACCCTGCCGGCGCATCTGGCGGCGGTCGAAGATCAGCTCACCATCGAGGTGGACGTCCGCGGCGCGGCTTGGCCCGTCACGGTCGATCCCTTGATCGTGAGCATTCAGCAGAAGCTTTCGGCACAGAATACGGACGGCAGCGGCGACACCGAACAAAATGCACAGCTCGGCTACTCCGTAGCGCTCTCAGGCGATACGGCGCTGGTCGGGGCCAACGGTCGAGATTGCTCGGCGGGTGCCGGCTGTGGGGCGGCCTATGTCTATACCCGCACCGGTACCACATGGGAGGTCCAGCAGAAACTCACGGCACAGAATACCGACGGTAGCGACGATACCGAGGCGAAAGCCGATTTCGGCATTGCTGTTGCGTTGGACGGCGATACGGCATTGGTCGGAGCACAAGACCGGTCCTGTGCAGGGAGCTATTCCTGTGGAGCGGCTTACGTCTATAACCGCAGCGGTACCACATGGAGTATCGAGCAGAAAATTACGGCGCAGAACACGGACGGCACGTCCGATGTGACCGGCTTTGCCGAGTTCGGCCGGTCGGTCGCATTGATGGGCAATGCCGCCTTGATCGGTGCCGATGTTCGGCAATGTCCGGGAGGGGCGGCAGGCTGTGGAGCGGCGTACGTCTATACCCGCAGCGGAGGCGGTTGGGACATCCAGAAGAAACTGGTTGCTCTCCACACGGATGGTACCGACGACCAGGCAATGCATGCTTATTTCGGGAGCTCCGTTGCGTTATCCGGCGACACTGCGCTTGTGGGCGCCCCTGGCTTGGATTGCACATGGGGGGGCGCCTGCGGCGCCGCTTATCTCTATGCCCGTAGCGGAACCCAATGGCATATTCAGCAAAAAATATTCGCCGAGAAGAGCGACGGCAGCGATGACATCGCGGACGCTGCGCATTTCGGCAACTCCGCGGCGCTGTCCGGTGACACGGCATTGGTAGGAGCTTCCGGCCGTTCGTGTGCCGGAGGGGCGAGTTGCGGGGCGGCTTACGTCTACAGCCGATCGGGCACGGCTTGGACGATCCAACAGAAAATCACCGCGCAGAATCCGGAGGGGACCGATGATGCCGAGGCAAGTGCCAACTTTGGCAATTCGGTGGCGCTGTCCGGGGATACCGCACTGGTCGGCGCTTGGGGGCGCTCTTGTTCGGCTGGAGCTAGCTGCGGTGCTGCGTACGTATACCGGCGGACCGGGACGGCCTGGAACATTCAAGGAAAGATGTCCGCGCAAAACACCGATGGCAGTGAGGACACCCAAGCGGATGCTTATTTCGGTGAAGTTGCGCTGGCCGGCGACACCTTGCTGGTGGGCGCATTGGGGCAGTCCTGCGCGCAGGGGAGCCATTGCGGCGCGGCCTATGTTTACACGCTGCGGTATGCACTCACCGTTACCAATGCCGGTGGCGGAACGGTTGCCAGCAATCCGGCGGGCATCGACTGCGGCAGCGCCTGCGGTGCGGACTTCAAGGCCGGTAGCAGCGTCACCCTGACGGCGGTGCCGGCTGCGGGCTACGCCTTTTCCGGCTGGAGCGGCTGCGACAGCAGCGTCGGCGCCACCTGCCAAGTCACCATGAACCAGGCCAAGGCCGTCACCGCCAGTTTCGTATCGGTGACGCCAACCTACAATCTCAGCGTCGTCAAGAACGGCAAAGGCAAGGTCACCAGCGCCCCCGCCGGCGTCGACTGCGGCCCCACCTGCCAGGGCAGTTTCGCCCAGGGATCGGTCGTCACCCTGACGGCCACGGCGGCGCCGAAATATCTCTTCCTCGGCTGGTCGGGTCCCTGCAAGCTCAAAGTGCAGGGCGGCACCCTGCCGCCACAACTCCTCTGTGAAGTCACCCTGAACAAGTCGAAACAGGTCAAGGCGAAGTTCGTGAAGGTACTGCCCTGA
- a CDS encoding type II toxin-antitoxin system RelE/ParE family toxin: protein MIRTFAEKATDAVFAGERVRKYPAKLLQMARRILAWLDRAERIESLKVPPGNRIEALGGDRND, encoded by the coding sequence ATGATAAGGACCTTCGCCGAAAAAGCCACCGATGCCGTGTTTGCCGGCGAAAGAGTCCGCAAATACCCGGCCAAACTGCTCCAAATGGCCCGGCGGATACTGGCTTGGCTGGACCGGGCCGAACGGATCGAAAGCTTGAAGGTTCCACCCGGCAACCGCATCGAAGCTCTGGGCGGCGATCGGAACGACTAA
- a CDS encoding GGDEF domain-containing protein, whose translation MIDIFTLLAIIALVCYGKAGVIFLIASQYPPRLMRAMRCWALGVLMMGTDFGLLVLSDLGIVPEPLVMGSAVTVGVGGALLVFVAVQEIQERPYSKTALAVPVLLTAAINAYLLYLGGSELRIVINSAISAVVTFLIAFALLRSAPQSGRSIYRVTGTLTMVVGLVWGMRSANPLFLYHPILSPLSGNWLQQVTFAVLLVGTGIISLCFGLIFAEELNAELHQLASFDALTRIYNRRAFEDLAGDELARARIKREPVSLLMIDIDHFKQVNDRFGHVAGDVALHRIAEIMADCLRRMDLFCRYGGEEFCALLPATPREEATAIAERLRVAAMEARLRYGEKEIPLTVSIGVACIDQPPFDLTAIKQHADRALYTAKHTGRNRVAVAG comes from the coding sequence GTGATCGATATCTTTACCCTGTTGGCCATCATTGCCCTGGTTTGCTATGGCAAGGCCGGCGTCATCTTTCTCATCGCTTCGCAATATCCGCCCCGGCTTATGCGCGCCATGCGTTGCTGGGCTCTGGGTGTGCTGATGATGGGCACGGATTTCGGATTGCTCGTGCTGTCGGACCTCGGCATCGTTCCCGAACCGCTGGTGATGGGGAGCGCCGTGACGGTCGGTGTGGGCGGAGCCTTGCTGGTGTTCGTGGCGGTGCAGGAAATTCAGGAGCGTCCCTATAGCAAGACCGCCTTGGCTGTGCCGGTTCTCTTGACCGCAGCCATAAACGCCTATCTCCTCTACCTGGGCGGCTCCGAGCTGCGCATCGTCATCAACAGCGCCATCTCGGCCGTGGTGACATTCCTGATCGCCTTCGCTCTTCTGCGTTCCGCGCCGCAGTCGGGCCGGTCGATTTACCGGGTCACAGGAACCTTGACGATGGTCGTCGGCCTGGTCTGGGGCATGCGCAGCGCAAACCCACTGTTCCTGTATCATCCGATTCTGAGTCCGCTGAGCGGCAACTGGCTGCAGCAGGTCACGTTTGCCGTACTTTTGGTCGGTACCGGGATCATCTCTTTGTGCTTCGGCCTCATCTTCGCGGAAGAACTCAACGCCGAACTGCACCAACTGGCATCCTTCGACGCGCTTACCCGCATCTACAACCGGCGTGCTTTTGAAGATCTGGCCGGCGACGAACTTGCCCGAGCACGCATCAAGCGCGAACCCGTCTCCCTGCTCATGATCGACATCGATCACTTCAAGCAGGTGAACGACCGATTCGGCCATGTGGCGGGCGATGTCGCCCTGCACAGGATCGCCGAAATCATGGCGGACTGCCTGCGCCGTATGGACCTGTTTTGCCGATATGGTGGCGAAGAATTTTGCGCGCTGCTTCCCGCGACGCCCCGAGAAGAAGCGACCGCCATCGCCGAGCGCCTGCGGGTCGCGGCAATGGAAGCCCGCCTCCGTTACGGTGAAAAGGAAATCCCGCTCACAGTGAGCATAGGTGTCGCTTGTATAGATCAGCCGCCGTTCGACTTAACCGCCATCAAGCAGCATGCCGATCGGGCTCTTTACACCGCCAAGCACACAGGCCGTAACCGCGTTGCCGTTGCCGGATAA
- a CDS encoding J domain-containing protein, whose translation MHDSPRPADKEQWVIWNGGSGILMTATIGRIEVDAGGRRAWMDPPFEMLGPFSLDELETRGRVAFAACIVMSRQRWRDDQVELRREAYERRRAAEERLNAGHGRFREGRRRRRSPRQDFDERRYRETLKLPIDGTLEPSQIKAAYRRLAQKVHPDVGGSHDRFVLITEARNALLERIS comes from the coding sequence ATGCATGACAGCCCGCGGCCTGCGGATAAAGAGCAATGGGTCATATGGAACGGCGGTTCCGGCATCCTCATGACGGCGACGATCGGCCGGATCGAGGTCGACGCGGGCGGCCGACGCGCCTGGATGGACCCGCCTTTCGAGATGTTGGGCCCGTTCAGCCTCGATGAGTTGGAGACACGCGGCCGGGTCGCCTTCGCTGCTTGTATCGTGATGTCACGCCAGCGATGGCGAGACGATCAAGTGGAGTTGCGTCGGGAGGCCTACGAAAGACGCCGTGCGGCGGAGGAGCGACTGAACGCGGGCCATGGGCGATTCAGGGAAGGCCGGAGGAGACGCCGAAGCCCCCGGCAGGATTTCGACGAGAGGCGATACCGAGAGACATTAAAGCTACCGATCGACGGAACGCTTGAGCCATCCCAGATCAAGGCGGCTTATCGGCGGCTCGCCCAGAAGGTGCATCCCGACGTCGGAGGCAGCCACGACCGGTTTGTTCTGATTACGGAAGCGCGCAACGCGTTGCTCGAGCGCATTTCGTAG